Proteins encoded in a region of the Clostridium butyricum genome:
- a CDS encoding radical SAM/SPASM domain-containing protein has product MKKFKKIYIEITNVCNLSCNFCPKTSRKYEFMNKDSFEEIIKKIKGHTDHVYFHLMGEPFLNKNLEHFLDISGENNLKVNITTNGTLINNVKNILIQSKSLRQINISLHSFEANDNETNFQEYIQNIINFIKETSEKTEIICSLRLWNLDGKYKASNDMNIDIFKLFEEEFNLDTKLNEVFKEKHSFKLKDRVYISMGEKFKWPSLKDEELGERAFCYGLRDQIGILVDGTVVPCCLDSEGSIPLGNIFTQDLESIVNSERAVAIYNGFSGRKAVEDLCKKCGFINRVR; this is encoded by the coding sequence ATGAAAAAATTCAAGAAAATTTATATAGAAATAACTAATGTGTGCAATTTAAGTTGTAATTTTTGTCCTAAAACTTCTAGAAAATATGAATTTATGAATAAAGATTCTTTTGAAGAAATAATAAAAAAAATTAAAGGTCATACAGATCATGTATATTTTCATTTGATGGGGGAACCCTTTTTAAATAAAAACTTAGAACATTTTTTAGATATTAGTGGAGAAAATAATCTTAAAGTTAACATAACAACTAATGGAACATTGATAAATAATGTTAAAAATATTCTTATTCAATCCAAGAGCTTAAGACAAATAAATATTTCTCTTCATAGTTTTGAGGCTAATGATAATGAAACAAATTTTCAGGAATATATACAAAATATAATAAACTTTATCAAGGAAACATCAGAAAAAACAGAGATAATATGTTCTTTAAGGTTATGGAATTTAGATGGTAAATATAAAGCAAGTAATGATATGAATATAGATATATTTAAATTATTTGAAGAGGAATTTAATTTAGATACAAAACTCAATGAAGTTTTTAAAGAAAAACACAGTTTTAAATTAAAAGACAGAGTGTATATAAGTATGGGAGAAAAGTTTAAATGGCCATCTCTCAAAGATGAAGAACTTGGCGAGAGAGCCTTTTGTTATGGATTAAGAGATCAAATAGGCATTCTTGTTGATGGAACTGTAGTTCCTTGCTGTCTTGATAGTGAAGGAAGTATACCATTAGGAAACATATTCACACAAGATTTAGAAAGTATAGTAAATTCAGAAAGAGCTGTTGCTATATATAATGGATTTT